One window of the Primulina eburnea isolate SZY01 chromosome 18, ASM2296580v1, whole genome shotgun sequence genome contains the following:
- the LOC140819638 gene encoding uncharacterized protein: MGEHLVVNVDQLSKPAAVEPVQLPPQPLACLPTGKAPEVVAGSSSSTAGEHDSVVVVMVDNEEADEAAPLIGMGECRICQEEDSVRNMECPCACSGSLKYAHRKCVQRWCNEKGDIICEICHQPYQPGYTAPPRPPPEETTIDIGGGFLLSGTPLDLHDPRFRVLTDSERRLFESDHEDYNDPNSSSAAFGRSAALILMALLLLQQALSITDDGDTDEDAMTFFSLIILRAIGFLLPFYIMIWAISILQRRRQQQEAATLTAAQLAIVVQAAQSRGLLVASAAAPTVTPVVNPQQERPQRNTA, from the exons ATGGGTGAGCACTTGGTGGTGAATGTGGACCAGTTGTCGAAACCTGCTGCAGTTGAGCCTGTCCAGCTGCCACCGCAGCCTTTGGCATGTCTACCCACTGGGAAAGCCCCAGAAGTGGTGGCAGGGTCCTCGTCATCAACTGCGGGGGAACACGATTCGGTGGTGGTGGTGATGGTAGATAATGAGGAGGCAGATGAGGCAGCGCCACTTATAGGAATGGGGGAGTGCCGAATATGCCAGGAGGAAGATTCTGTCAGGAATATGGAGTGTCCTTGTGCTTGTAGTGGGAGTCTTAAG TATGCTCACAGAAAATGTGTTCAACGTTGGTGCAACGAAAAGGGAGATATTATATGTGAGATCTGCCATCAG CCATATCAACCTGGTTATACTGCTCCTCCACGGCCTCCACCAGAGGAGACTACCATTGATATTGG CGGAGGATTCTTGCTTTCTGGCACGCCACTGGATTTGCACGATCCCCGTTTTCGGGTCCTTACTGATTCTGAACGTCGATTATTTGAATCTGACCATGAAGATTATAACGATCCGAACAGCAGCAGTGCTGCGTTTGGCCGTTCAGCGGCTCTAATT TTAATGGCCCTCCTGCTGCTACAGCAAGCACTTTCCATAACTGATGATGGAGATACAGATGAAGATGCTATGACGTTTTTCTCT CTGATCATACTACGAGCTATTGGGTTTCTTCTGCCTTTCTACATAATGATATGGGCCATCAGCATCCTTCAACGCAGGCGGCAACAACAG GAGGCAGCAACTCTAACAGCCGCACAACTGGCGATTGTGGTTCAAGCGGCTCAAAGTAGAGGTCTTTTGGTGGCCTCAGCTGCTGCACCCACAGTCACTCCAGTAGTCAATCCCCAGCAGGAACGTCCTCAGAGAAACACCGCGTAA
- the LOC140819592 gene encoding extracellular ribonuclease LE-like produces MARITRGGFNGSPILIKLLVLQSLSMLSLGQDFDFFYFVLQWPGSYCDTKQSCCYPTTGKPDADFGIHGLWPNYKDGSYPSNCDPNDPFDQSKISDLISRMQQNWPTLACPSGSGSTFWAHEWDKHGTCSESVLDQHGYFKSALNLKSKLDLLQILESAGINPDGGNYGLSSIKSAVERAIGYSPWIECNVDESGNSQLYQIYFCIDTSGSNFIQCPVSPHGKCDSTVEFPSF; encoded by the exons ATGGCAAGAATCACGAGGGGGGGATTCAATGGTTCTCCCATCTTGATCAAGTTGTTGGTGTTGCAAAGTCTGAGTATGCTCTCTTTAGGACAGGATTTCGATTTCTTCTACTTCGTCCTACAG TGGCCAGGATCATATTGCGACACGAAACAGAGTTGTTGCTACCCTACAACAGGGAAGCCGGACGCAGATTTCGGCATCCATGGGCTGTGGCCGAATTACAAAGATGGCTCGTATCCTTCGAACTGTGATCCCAACGATCCTTTCGATCAATCGAAG ATATCAGATTTAATAAGCAGAATGCAGCAAAATTGGCCGACTTTGGCCTGTCCTAGCGGCAGTGGCTCGACATTTTGGGCACACGAGTGGGACAAGCATGGCACATGCTCCGAGTCCGTGCTGGACCAACATGGCTACTTCAAATCTGCTCTTAACCTCAAATCCAAACTTGATCTCCTCCAAATTCTTGAATCTGCAG GGATCAATCCAGATGGAGGAAATTATGGTTTGAGCAGCATAAAAAGTGCAGTTGAAAGAGCAATTGGATACAGTCCTTGGATAGAATGCAATGTTGATGAATCTGGGAATAGCCAATTGTATCAGATCTACTTTTGTATTGACACTTCTGGCTCAAATTTCATCCAATGCCCAGTGTCGCCGCATGGGAAATGCGACTCTACCGTTGAGTTCCCATCATTTTAG